The sequence GGGTTTGGTGTGACTCGTTCAAAACTATCTCTTTTGTCTCACCAAGATCACAAGTATAAGGttcttgaaaaagaatatttgaagATGAAGGAAGAAATGGTAGAAATGAAAACAATGAAAGATGAAATGATCGAAATGAAAGCACTTATGTTATCTTATTTAAAGAAACaggtatttctttttttcttttactaacttagattcttttttttctcgTAGTAGTTAACTATATTTTTGGTTTCATATGTGATTATCATAGACTGAACCAAGTGAGGAACTTTCAAATGCTACTGCAAGTGTGCTTAAGCGACTAAATATTCCTCCAATGCCTTCTCCATCggtaaatttatttgtaataggatgaaaattgtttatgatgtcattattttcttattctagTATCTCATATTTGTCTTTTCACAGAGTATCAATAACAACAGTCAAACTAAGTGCAAGTTATTAGATTGGTATGGCTCGGGAGAGATTGTTGCTGAAGGAAGATGGTCTTCTAATGATCCAACTGCTATGGTCCATCATATTCCTATTGGTCCACATGCAATTAGAGTATGGATTGATGTAGCAAAGAAACCAAACGCATATTTGTGGAGGCCAACATCAGAAATGACATGTATTGAAGAAGCTTTGGGAAGTACAGTTGCATGGCCATCTGATAAAGTGATCATTAGTATGTTGTctaattctaatattttttgtctacattttttaaagattttctatacttgtttaattaatatatgttttacaaaTTTATGTAGGTGAATGAAATGGAGTCGTCTTCACCAAAGGACTAAAGATTGTACACTTATGACGAACTTTGCTTGTAGACTTATGATGAActttatttgtattttgaaGGTTAATTTGTGCGGTTCATACATTATTTACTAATATGTGTATTTTGATTGGTAATGTGTATGGTTGGTACATTTAGAATGACTACATTGTTTGGTAATTTTAGTACATTATGAATGGTTTTATAAATTTTTGAGAAAAATGTTACCtatattttgattggaaacgATTAAATAGCATTATTACTGAAAATCATAGCTATAAATACTATACTGTCGAAAAAGGCTATTATAGttaaaaattatagttataaacAATATACTATAGCATCGACAAAATGCTATTATAActgaaaattatagttataaatactatattatagcttcgaaaaaaggctattataggtgaaaattatagtcataaatactatattatagcatcgaaaaaaggctattatagctgaaaattatagttataaatactatactatAGCGTCGAGAAAGCGCTATTACATATTAAAGATAGCACATTATTTAAGCTATATTAACTTATTATAGCTCTAACGAAAAACGctatcaaatgtttttatagcAACGTATATAAGCTATATCTTCAAACTCTACGATAGCACTAGTTATAGCTTCGAGAAAACGCTATAAAAAGACccagacttttaataacatgggcTGTCAGGACTCtcgaaaaacgctataaaaagtctattatagcgtttttcgttagctatcatttatgttatttcttgtagtgttaatAGTGTGAATAAAGGGAGTATGTTATTAACTCGACCTATACCATTAATATTGTGAACAAAGGAATATTATATTGATATTAGAAATTTTCTTTTCCACAGTATAAGAAATTTTCCGTATTTATTTGTATAATCTAACCAACATGAAGTTAATAATAAACGAGAATAATTTATGTCACTTAACTATTTGATTTACATATATTGTAATAGAATCCGAATATATGCTAAAAAAACAACTTTGGAAGTCATTAATAAAACACACAACTTGAAAAGTTTACTAGAGAGATCTATTGATGTGTAACCTAATAGACAAGCATCGGAAAGCTAAAAGATTAAAGAAGAAATTGATTATTATGAAACACTGTTACATAATGTAGATACCGCGCCAGACATAAgcaatagataaaaaagaagaaaaagaaaactaagaACCTTTTTCATAAGATAAGTGGAAGTTTGTATGGAAACAAAAGGCACGTGTGAGGAGTAGGGAATGAAGCACCAAAATTGAGGGAGGAGGGTGGAGATAGTCAAAGAAAGGAGAAGAGGGAGGTGGGGAAGGGTGAGGGAGGTCACATGGGGGTGGAGGATGAGTGAGGGTTGGATTGGTTGAAGGGTTACTACACCTCATGGCCTTGGCTTGTGTGCAATTTTTTGGATGCTCACATCACTTCCATGACAACATTTCCATATGCTTTACTCCTCCTCTTACTTCCATTTCTCTCCAAATGTCACTACACCCTATATAATGGGATCTCCATgtaacaaactttttttttttaagaagttatattttattatataaagaaaaaaagaaagatatagGTCACTTGGTTACTCTAACTTACGTTGCACCTAATCATTGTCTTAAAAAGAACTAAACTTATTTGGCGAAAATTTGGACTTAATTCTTGTAGTGATCAGGGCGTTTTTTGGTAtagttttgaaatgtttatattgtgtaacattttaaaaatatagtcTCTTTTAACAAGTgacaaaaaattgtttttgtaattaGACTTTTAGTATATTATTCTATCTATCAAACTCATTTTAACTTGAGCATTGTATTACAAATCCAATGGTTCATATATGGTTGCTGGATTAAACTATTTGGTTTTTTGAAAATCGTACTTATAAAACACCAACTTTCATCAttgtaattttgttttctcttaCCCACTTTTCCATGAATGTTATAAAACCtaaaccaaattttgaaaaataaaaatatttcttttcttatagattttttttatactAAGAATTCAattattagtattttctttttacaCAGATAAGAGACATAAGATAAAATTTAGgagaaaacaaacataaaaaattttaaaaataaaaactaagggggcgtttggggcgtgaagtaagttattataatctgtggttattataatctgtgagttattatagtctgtgGGTTATTATAGTATGTGTTTAGGAtgcagattattatagtctgagttattataatctgtgtttgAGGTACATATTATTATAGTCTGgtttattataatatgtgtttggggtgtagattattatagtttgggaatatcaaaaatgtttttttcactctttttttttgtaatacacattttatttcaaaattattttattcaatctcGTTAGTTATGTAGTTcgttaaataaatttaattataatctCCATAATGTAATTTTCTCATTCGTTAATTATATAGTGTTCAACATAATTAATTGTAGACAATCGAAATTACATATTTAGTAAACATCATAAGAATGACATAAATTAAGAGTGTTCCTAGTGCATACATTTCACAACACATTAGCAGTTTAGAACGaatgataaaataatttcaaGCGATGATAGTAATTAGAAAAGTATTAAGACAACAAAGTTTATGGGCTAAATCCATTGATATATATAGTGATGTAATTAAAGAGAAATAACATTCATTCCCTTTTTTACTCTCTTTGCAacaattgaaaattttatgtcAAATGCGTAACTCACTTAAACGTGTAATCATAGTTCTCAAACCAAATAGTTTTTAATAATGGATCACAATAAAATTTTATCTCATCTAAAATAGTCAATAAGTTTATGAACGACTAACCTTATGAAATTATTGAAAAAGATGAACATAGAATTAGGAATAGTAATGGGgctgaaaaataaatttaactataatctCTGTATTGTAATTTCCTCATTTGTTTAGGTGATCGTATTTGAAATTATGTTACATATACCTGTTTCCTCTTACTTCCACTTGAACAATTTCTTAAAAAGAGGGAATAAGGGATATGGTAATCTAACTAAGTACAACAGTAAAGATATTAATCCCAAAAAGAATGGATTTTTTATCCAATCTTTACTTAACAAAGATCACATACAAATTTTTGTATAGAAAGAATTAACAAAGCAAGATTGCCTTTTGAAAAAACGAACATATGAAGTTgggtcttttctttttttattttttcttttctctttcaaatAACTTTTAAGTCGGGTTAACTTATACAAGTTTAGAGAATGATGTAAGTTTAAACAAAtgattattaaaaataaataacaagcAAATAACAATCAAAGCAAGAAATTTAGAGACAAAATGAGAATTTCCAAGCATAATTTTCCCTATATATAGTCAAATGGTTACTAATGATGACCTTATCAAAAGGCTATAACATTAATCAATATCAAATACCAAAACACAATGCAAAACATATAATGAAGAAAAATAAGCTCTAATGGGATTTCAATCTCtattataaggaaaaagaaaatgaatgacCGATATGAAATATAACCTAGCAGAAAAGTTTTTAGTCAATTCCATTTACCTAAAATATTGCATCCATCAAAAAATTTGCTTTTAGGAGAAAGTTTAATTActaattcttcattttcattatttaattactagtgtttttcgttaatttgtgttttttttttcaaaaatgatttttaaagcaagttataagtttgttaattttgtaaaaaaaaattaaaaaaatcttaatCCTCGGGTTATAATAACCCTAGGGACAAACATAGAGTGGGCTAAAATAGCCCACTCCACTCCTTCATAGTCTGAGGGCTAAACAGCCCCTAATAGTGTAAGTGTTATCATAAAAAATCATAAGTAGTGATTATTTTGTCAAATGAAAACACAACAATCAAGCGTTCGTAATATGGTTCGTTGTGGTATTTTATACAATTGAAATGTAAATTCTTTCGCTACTACTTAAAAGCATTATACTAACACACAAGTTAGGTCATACAATGAGAATATTGATGAAAAGGATGATGATATCAATAGGGGGGAAGAAGATATAATATGCataagataataaataaaaagtagtcaaaagaacTTGAAGATGATTGGAATTATGATTGATAACTAACTtgtaacaaaaagaaaaagaagtggcAAAATAGAAGGCAAAAGGGGACATGGATCCACATTTATAGGTCTACTTTAATTTCTTCTCAAGGCTACTATTACAAGTAGAGTACATACATCAAGGGGGATTGCAATCAATAAGGAGAGCTACTTGTTGTTTGTCCTAATGTACTCTCCCCATGTCATTCTGCATATCTACTTACATTTACTTCCTCACTTCAAACCAACCAACATATTCACACTTCAATTTTCTCTTGTTTTTAATGTTATTTTCTATAAAATTATCCAATGAAGTTGTTAGAATATTTACGTTTTTTAATAATTGTTATATGTAGATTCtactaaatatatataaattatttggGGTACTTTTACGACTTTTTTTTACGTCAATAATAAAAAGTTGTTAGTCACAtctaaaaatttgtttttcctttCTTAAAAAGTTTAAGCATGTGATGATTATGTAACTATATTTTTCGACTGTCAGGATAAAGAAGAAATGTCTCACTATTTTCCAAAATTATTGTCCCCTTTTGCTTGATGTTAGGAATAGGAGAGAATTGTGTTGAACATTATTAATTATTCCTATTTGACCAAATTGCCCAACATGTTATAGCCATTAACTCAAGGATCTCTCACTTGAAACATTAGAATGAAAGAACAGTACCCATCAACCAAAAAAGTGCTTGATCTTGTTTGTAATATGAAGATTGGATatagattaattaatttgttttgtaatgAAGTAGCGCCTTTAGGAGTTTGTTTGTGCAACTAAAAGTGTTTCTTGATCTTGGCTGTTTGCAATTGGATCATAAACCAATTTAACTTAGAATGGTTGATAATGAGTAACCATTCGCAAAATAAGATCAAAGCCCAAGTATGCTTTTGAATTTGATGAATGTTGGAGATAATTTCCACAATGAACTAACGTTGATTTGGATAAAATTCATGGCATTGAGTTCAATTTTGACTTTGAAGACTATTGCTAATGGACTGATCAAATGATCCTCGACAATATCATCTTCCCAAACCAATCGACTTATATATATGTCAAGAAGAACAATAACAGATAAAAGCATGGGTTGGTCATGAGTAGTATAtgtcgccacgtacccgagacaacgcggagcggccgacgtccttaaaaaggtttatttttttttaaaaaaaaaaagagtcgccaccaatcttttttacggtgtgattggacaccgaaataaagtgaatcattttaaataaaataaaaaccggtctacaaaaaaaactagagttgagttcggaagtcatttgtgtacggggaaggtgttagcacctcataacacccgttttagaaaacggtggccaaatttaatgtcttgaataaatttttttttaaaagaactatgtcttatttcattgctcaccactccaatatttggagccatgatcccataaaataagtgggatacacccattaattagattatattagggaaaaattcctcaccttaagagaatgagaaattgttacaatttctcaaattctatcatagactagtcttcgaataaagttttttttttaaaacattgattaaatatattttctcttgtgatcaaatctcggactccctaagatattgatccctcacctcaagaatctagaaatgacggactcaagaatctagaaatgaCGGATTCCCAGAAATTTCTAAATTCCTtcgtaggattttttttttttatagaaatcggcatggttattataaaaaaaatgtagattaggaaaccttttgaaatatctatttaattttaagttttaaaataaataattttaaagcaaaaaaaaaatctaaatggtttaaagagaaaaaaattaaaaaaaaagatttcaaaattaaatacaattatggttaaaagtattttaaaattttcaagaaatttttaatgaaagtcaaatagaaataacaaatataccacacaataaattagacaaataatttaggatatcaatgtataaatatatgtatttaaGGTCATATACATAATAATTATCATTATGGTGGTAATAagaataagttaaaaaaaaaaaggaaagatacgtaataacgataaataaaataaaagaaaaaaatgaaaaaggaactaaaatgaaataataaacaaataaatatgtaaaaaagaaattaaataaataagtaaagaAAAGAGGAAATAGGAGTGATAGTaagttaaaagagaaaaaaattatgaaaggaaataatgataacggtataagaataaaaatagcaaaaagtttttttaaaagaaatcataaatataataaaaaactaaataaataaataaataaaattatatataaaataaaaataaatataataataataataataataataataataatagtaataataataataataataataataataaaattacaaataaaattaaatttaaacaagtaaataaaaaataaaaaaaaacagagaggtGACGGCAAGGTTTGCCGCcaccctaaaagaaaaaaaaatataataataataataattaataataataataaaaatgataataataggaatttttttttataactttttctttttctctattgttttagagagaagaaaaatgttaaaagacttttttttttcttttagcatgatgataaaaagtagtaaaaatgaaaaaaaaaatttccttatacatttttttctttctctctacatttgaaacgagaagaacaaaaataaagattcaatcccgaagaaaattacttgttgtatgaggtgcagatcattgggagtaaaccctacctaatgcaacctccaactaagtttttcctTGCTTATGGGATTAGAATTAGGCAAATAAAAGGACGATAtgaagataaaaaataaaaataataaagcgAAAAAGCTAATGACCCATCTTTTTGCAAAGGAatacgtttcttcaaattctctctaaacacttttttcgtagagattctctctaaaacaatttttttcctcaaagaatttctctaaaacaatttcttctccccttttccaaatgacaaaggatcctatttatagacctagggtgtgccacaaattaggaaaatttaataagtataaaatcaaattagatattatgtaattttattaattttcttttttctaaaatagtaaaaatatgatattgaaagattttgtccaaaataaattttttgtttttttcctaaagtgataaagataagtcaaatatggtattaaaattttttgtataaaataaattatcttgttttttctaatatgataaatcaaaagagattttgtataaataaattaatttgtttttttcctaaagtgataagtcaaaaaaatgatttgaattttttttaaataatagatattctcattaatgactttattttccattttaataaaaagataagaaaaaacataagatttcatattattacaaaaagattttacctttttctttttttaacaaaataaattaatgaaatatcttaACCATCGCCgcaattaataatttaaagaataataaaaaaaatgtaggataaaattaggtagcTACAATATGTTGCTGCTATAAAACTGGATTTAAGCAAAGCATACACAATAGGGTCAAGTGTGCTTTTCAAAAGAATATGGTGATATCATTAGGCTTGTTTTTTACCCTAAATGGGTTTCCCCTTTATTTTAAGATGTGTTTATTTTTGCTTCTTCTGCTATATATTCTAATATATAAATGGTGTTGCTaatgacttttttttctttatagtAAATGCATGAGACAAGGAGACCCACTTTCACCTTAATTATTGTTTGTTTCTCATGGTGACTAAAGGTCGTCTTTCGTCTCCTATTCATAAAGCAAATTCTGTTGAAAACGTTACTAGAGTATCAATTCCTCAATCTTGCCATGTTAAAAGAAATTTCTATTGAAAGTACTGTAGCACCATTTTTCAACTTATAATAAGTACAAGTGTTCTTAATTAGCTCCTCAAATACATATAAATCAATTAAAGTTAATGtacatcaaaatcaaaatcgatcatatttaatttttgcAAATATGCATTCTATACTACAAATCTATTACgtgttttaaaatatataaagatatattattttatattattaactAGTTTATATTATTGTCCTTTCTCCTAATTTTTCGTGATTTTTTTATAGAGTataagta comes from Cucumis melo cultivar AY chromosome 12, USDA_Cmelo_AY_1.0, whole genome shotgun sequence and encodes:
- the LOC127144482 gene encoding uncharacterized protein LOC127144482; the encoded protein is MKEEMVEMKTMKDEMIEMKALMLSYLKKQTEPSEELSNATASVLKRLNIPPMPSPSSINNNSQTKCKLLDWYGSGEIVAEGRWSSNDPTAMVHHIPIGPHAIRVWIDVAKKPNAYLWRPTSEMTCIEEALGSTVAWPSDKVIISE